The genomic region CGGCCAAGAGCGGCGGCGGCATCTTCTTCGACGAACACGCCGTGGTGATCGCGCAGTGCGCGCGGGCACTGGCCGACTACGGCGTCGAACCGCGGCACCTGCGCGCGTTCCGTTCGGCCGCCGACCGGCAGTCGGATCTGATCGCCCAGATCGCCGGGCCGGTGGTCAAGGCGGGCAAGGCCGGCGCGCGCGACCGCGCCGACGATCTGGCCCGTGAGGTGGCCGCGCTGGCGATCACCTTGCACACCTCGCTGATCAAGTCCGCGGTACGCGACGTACTTGATCGCTGAGGATTAGACTCGAAGCAGTGACTTTCAGGCTGGCTTCATCGGTGCGGAGGGCAGACACAGATGGCTGAGGTTCGTGTTGTCGGCATTCGCGTAGAGCAGCCCCAGAACCAGCCGGTCCTGCTGCTGCGAGAGTCCAACGGGGACCGCTATCTGCCGATCTGGATCGGGCAGTCCGAGGCGGCGGCGATCGCCCTCGAACAGCAGGGTGTCGAGCCGGCCCGGCCGCTGACCCACGATCTGATCCGCGATGTCATCACCGCGCTCGGGCACTCGCTCAAGGAGGTGCGCATCGTCGACCTCCAGGAGGGCACGTTCTACGCCGACCTGATCTTCGACCGCGACATCAAGGTCTCGGCGCGGCCGTCGGACTCGGTGGCGATCGCGCTGCGCGTCGGGGTGCCGATCTACGTGGAGGAGGCGGTGCTGGCCGAGGCCGGGCTGCTGATCCCCGACGAGAACGACGACGAGGCCGCGGGCGCGGTGCGCGAGGACGAGGTGGAGAAGTTCAAGCAGTTCCTGGACTCCGTCTCGCCGGACGACTTCAAGGCGACCTAGACCGCGGGCGTGCCAGTTGGTCGCGCGTTTGTCACGGATGCGTCTCGTCGGCCCCGACACGCGGGTCGCGTTTTCCGCAACCCAGATCAGGGCAGCCATACTTTGGTGGCCGGACCACTGATGAGCAGTCGAGGGGTCCGCGAGAAGCGTATGCTCGACACACTCGGACTCGGCGGAAATGCGCCCAGGTGCGCAGGGACGCGGGTCCGATAGGCGAGAGGAATTGGAAGTGGGAGACACGCCACGTCAGGAGCAGCTGGACTTCGCTGCTGCTAGCGGCCCCGCACCTCAGGAACCGGTTCAGCCGGGCTTGTTCCCTGACGACTCGGTGCCCGACGAGCTCGTCGGCTACCGCGGCCCGAGCGCCTGCCAGATCGCGGGCATCACGTACCGCCAGCTCGACTACTGGGCGCGCACCTCGCTGGTCGTGCCGTCGATCCGCAGCGCGGCGGGTTCGGGCAGCCAGCGGCTCTACTCGTTCAAGGACATCCTGGTCCTCAAGATCGTCAAGCGCCTGCTCGACACCGGCATCTCCCTGCACAACATCCGGGTAGCCGTCGAGCATCTGCGTCAGCGCGGTGTGCAGGACCTGGCCAACATCACGCTGTTCTCCGACGGCACCACGGTCTACGAGTGCACCTCGGCCGAGGAGGTCGTCGACCTGCTGCAGGGCGGGCAGGGCGTGTTCGGTATCGCGGT from Mycolicibacterium phlei harbors:
- a CDS encoding bifunctional nuclease family protein, yielding MAEVRVVGIRVEQPQNQPVLLLRESNGDRYLPIWIGQSEAAAIALEQQGVEPARPLTHDLIRDVITALGHSLKEVRIVDLQEGTFYADLIFDRDIKVSARPSDSVAIALRVGVPIYVEEAVLAEAGLLIPDENDDEAAGAVREDEVEKFKQFLDSVSPDDFKAT
- a CDS encoding MerR family transcriptional regulator, whose protein sequence is MGDTPRQEQLDFAAASGPAPQEPVQPGLFPDDSVPDELVGYRGPSACQIAGITYRQLDYWARTSLVVPSIRSAAGSGSQRLYSFKDILVLKIVKRLLDTGISLHNIRVAVEHLRQRGVQDLANITLFSDGTTVYECTSAEEVVDLLQGGQGVFGIAVSGAMRELTGVIADFPSERADGGESIATPEDELASRRKQRDRKIG